The genomic DNA GGAATGGCCGAATAAGGCGAACCTTGATACCCTCAGGATCATCGGGTCTGTCGGAGAACCCCTGAACCCCGAGGCCTTCGAATGGTATCACCGTGTCATTGGCAAATCGGAGTGTCCGATCCTTGACACCTGGTGGCAGACAGAGACCGGTATGCATATGATCACAACCCTTGTGGGCGAACCGATGAAACCTGGCTTTGCCGGCAGACCGATCCCGGGTGTCCAGGTCGATGTCGTTGATAAGGAAGGAAACCCAACTCCGCCAAATGTCGGCGGCCTTCTCGTCATCAAGGAGCCCTGGCCATCGATGATGAGGACCGTCCATAAAAACGATGAACGGTACCGCCAGTACTGGGATACGATCCCACCCTACTATACAGCGGGTGATCTCTCGGTGAAGGACAAGGATGGATACATCATGGTCCTCGGCCGGGCAGATGACATCATCATCGTTGCCGGGCACAACATCGGTACCGCAGAGGTTGAAAGTGCCCTCGTCTCCCATGAAGCAGTTGCAGAAGCAGCAGTCATCGGCAAACCCGATGTCATGAAGGGACAGGCAATCAAGGCTTTTGTCATCCTGAGGCTTGGTTATGAACCAAGTGATAAGCTGAAGAACGAGCTTATCTACCATGTCAGGATGAGCATCGGCCCGATTGCGATGCCCTCAGAGATCGACTTTGTTCCCTCTCTCCCAAAGACAAGGAGCGGAAAGATCATGCGCCGCGTTCTGAAAGCACAGGAGATGGGAGTCGATCCAGGCGATATATCGACACTGGAAGAATAAATCCCACCTATCCCCTTATTTATTGACACACCCGGGTTGAATCATGCAGGAAACACACATATTCGGACTTCCGGCAGAGCGAGGACGATGGATCTTTGTACTTATAGGTCTGATCATCAATATCTGTCTTGGAAGCATCTATGCCTGGAGCGTCTTTGTTGCGCCCCTCACCGAACATTTGGCACAGGAACTTCAAATGACGGTGACAACAGGCGAAGTCCTGATGCCGTTCTCCATATTCCTGGCAGCATTTGCAATTGCAATGCCGCTTGCGGGGAGATATATCGATACCTGGGGACCCAGGAAGACGACGATTGTTGGTGGTCTTCTGACGGGACTTGGGTGGCTGCTCGCCTCGACGGTGACATCCATCCAGCTGCCGATAACTCCGGTTGAGATGCTCTACATCGTATATGGTGTCATCGGCGGTGCTGGTGTCGGTATTGCCTATGGAGTGCCGGTTGCGCTGGCCACCCGCTGGTTCCCTGACAGGCGGGGCTTTGCAGTCGGCCTTGCCCTCCTTGGTTTTGGTTTCTCGGCATTTATATCAGCAAATATCGCAGGCTACCTGATCCCGGCAATCGGTGTGATGGACACATTCCGGGTCTTTGGAGCAGCATTTCTGATCATTATCCTGGTCTGCTCGATGCCGCTTCGCTTCCCAAAGGAGGGATGGAGACCATCCGGGTGGACACCCCCGCCATCGGCAGCAGAAACCTGTGAATGCGACCGATCCATGATGATCAGAACACCAACATTCTACGGTCTCTGGATCTGCTACTTCATCGGCTGTCTCGCAGGCTTAATGGCAATCTCGATTGCACAACCTGTCGGGGTCGAAGTTGTTGGGATCACGCCAGTCCTTGCAACCGCCCTCGTCGGGGTCTTTGCGATCTTCAATGGAGGCGGCCGCCCCGTCTTTGGCTGGCTGACTGATCTGCTCAATCCACCAAGGGCAGCAGTCATCTCCTTCGTCCTGATCGGGGCAGCATCACTCATGCTCTGGCAGGTACAGTCTGAGCTGACCTATATCGTGGCGTTCTGCCTGCTCTGGGGCTGTCTTGGAGGCTGGCTTGCCATTGCACCAACGGCAACGGCACGGTACTTCGGGACCTGCGACTATCCGCGGTGTTATGGCCTGGTCTTCCTCGCCTATGGTGCAGGAGCAATTGCCGGTCCACAGCTTGCAGCGTTTATCAGGGACTCAACAGGAAGCTATATCGGTGTCTTCCCCTACATCGCTCTGCTTGCAGTTTTCGGAGCGATCATCGGCTTCTTCCTGCTCAGGCCCGTTCAGAACAGCAGTTGAAATTCCATACCCGCCCCCTTTTTTGAGGCATTTCTGCAAGCCCGGATTTTGATTCAGGCTACAATTGCCGCACTCATCCGGCTCTGAGCTATTGAAAATTCAGAAGTTCCCTTGCTCTTCATACACCCAAGGTTCTAAGTCCACAAAAAGCAATATGTATAGCAATGGAAGACCCGAAAAAATTCTCAGATTTTTCAATATCCCAGGACCTCCTCAAGGCCATTGCGGATATGGGCTTTGAAGAGGCAACACCAATCCAGACGATGGCACTTCCTTTGATCCTTGAAGGCCGTGACATCACTGGACAGGCACAGACAGGAACAGGGAAGACTGCCGCGTTTGGCATCCCCACAATTGACAGCATCGATCCGATGGACAGGACCGTACAGGCGCTGGTTTTAGCGCCAACGCGGGAACTGGCAATCCAGATAGCAGAAGAGTTTGCACGGTTTGGCCAGTATAAAAAAGGCCTCTCCATCGTCCCGGTCTACGGGGGCCAGCCTATTGAGCGCCAGTTCCGTGCACTCCGGGCAGGCGCCCAGATTGTCATCGGCACACCCGGCCGGATCATGGACCACCTTGAACGGAAGACCCTCTCAATCTCGCACGTTCGCTTTGTCATCCTGGATGAGGCAGACCAGATGCTCGATATGGGATTCAGGGAGGATATTGCATATATTCTCGGGATGACTCCAAAGAAGAGGCAGACCCTCCTCTTCTCGGCAACGATGCCACCGGAGATCCTTGATCTCTCAAAGAGATATCAGCAGGATCCGAAGTTCATCCGGGTTGTTCACGGTGAGATGACCGTTCCCCAGATTGAGCAGTGCTATCTTGAAGTCAAGGAACGCGAGAAGCTTGATGTCCTCTGTAAACTCATCGACATCCATAATCCTGATCTCGCAATGGTCTTCTGCAATACCAAACGCGCTGTTGATGATGTGACCCAGCGTCTCCAGGCACGTGGTTACTTTGCCGATGCCCTTCATGGGGATATGAAACAGGTCCAGCGGGATCGTGTCATGGGGAAGTTCCGGAAGCGTTCAATCGATATCCTGGTGGCAACCGATGTTGCAGCCCGCGGCCTTGATATCAGCGAAATAGATTTTGTCTTCAATTATGATGTCCCCCAGGATGTTGAATATTATATCCACCGGATAGGAAGGACGGCCCGTGCCGGCAGAGCCGGACGATCGATCTCCTTTGTCGCACCAAAAGAGATCTACAAGCTCCGCGAGATTCAGCGGTTTGCAAAGGTGAAGATCAACCGGCTTCCAATCCCAACAACAAGTGATGTCGAGGAGTCCCAGGCAAGCTCGCTCATTGAGCGGGTCAAGGATGTCAATGCAACCGGCCTTGGTGAGCGGTATATCCCGCATATCGAACAGGCACTTGAGGAAGGACTCACCTGTATTGAGATCGCAACCGCACTGATGAAGATCCATCTCTCCGGGCGTGCAGGCGACATCGGTGCCGATGGCAGTGATGCAGGGCCAATAGAACCTGGTATGGCACGGATACGGATCTCTATTGGGAAGGACAAGGATATCAGGGCAAAGGATATTGTCGGTGCGATCGCTGGTGAAACCGGGCTTCCCGGAAAATCAATCGGTGCAATTGAGATCTTTGATCATCACTCGTATGTCGATATCCCCGCAGACAAAGCGCAAGAAGTGATCAGTGTTATGAAAGATCGGACTATCCGCGGGTTTTCTGTTGAGATGACGAAGCTCGAGAGGAAGAAATAACCTTCAACAATCCTTTTCAACGCATTTTTTTTTCACTTTCACCCTCCGCTCACTTTTCTTATATAGTCCAGAAACAGAGTATAGTATGCCGGGAGCATCCGGGAGAATACGTTTGTCGCAAACCCTGCTCTTCCTGCTGTTCCTTGTGCAACCCCCTCTCAGACACCAGGGTCACCACCCTGCTGAAAGCAGACAACGGATGTATACTATCTTTCCATACTGCAACCTATCATACCCGATCAACCTTTTTCCCCCCTTTTTTTCGTGCTTTGGGCAATCAGGTTCTGTTGGAAGAGAAGAGACAATGAATCAGCTGTGCTTCGAAACAATTTCCCGTTCTGATAGTTGCTGTGACGTTTGGTCGTTGTTATGAAGAGAAGACGGTATCAGTCTGGTGTGATGAGTGTGTTGTTTAGAATAAGACGGTTGTTTTTTAGAAT from Methanocalculus natronophilus includes the following:
- a CDS encoding DEAD/DEAH box helicase, yielding MEDPKKFSDFSISQDLLKAIADMGFEEATPIQTMALPLILEGRDITGQAQTGTGKTAAFGIPTIDSIDPMDRTVQALVLAPTRELAIQIAEEFARFGQYKKGLSIVPVYGGQPIERQFRALRAGAQIVIGTPGRIMDHLERKTLSISHVRFVILDEADQMLDMGFREDIAYILGMTPKKRQTLLFSATMPPEILDLSKRYQQDPKFIRVVHGEMTVPQIEQCYLEVKEREKLDVLCKLIDIHNPDLAMVFCNTKRAVDDVTQRLQARGYFADALHGDMKQVQRDRVMGKFRKRSIDILVATDVAARGLDISEIDFVFNYDVPQDVEYYIHRIGRTARAGRAGRSISFVAPKEIYKLREIQRFAKVKINRLPIPTTSDVEESQASSLIERVKDVNATGLGERYIPHIEQALEEGLTCIEIATALMKIHLSGRAGDIGADGSDAGPIEPGMARIRISIGKDKDIRAKDIVGAIAGETGLPGKSIGAIEIFDHHSYVDIPADKAQEVISVMKDRTIRGFSVEMTKLERKK
- a CDS encoding L-lactate MFS transporter, which produces MQETHIFGLPAERGRWIFVLIGLIINICLGSIYAWSVFVAPLTEHLAQELQMTVTTGEVLMPFSIFLAAFAIAMPLAGRYIDTWGPRKTTIVGGLLTGLGWLLASTVTSIQLPITPVEMLYIVYGVIGGAGVGIAYGVPVALATRWFPDRRGFAVGLALLGFGFSAFISANIAGYLIPAIGVMDTFRVFGAAFLIIILVCSMPLRFPKEGWRPSGWTPPPSAAETCECDRSMMIRTPTFYGLWICYFIGCLAGLMAISIAQPVGVEVVGITPVLATALVGVFAIFNGGGRPVFGWLTDLLNPPRAAVISFVLIGAASLMLWQVQSELTYIVAFCLLWGCLGGWLAIAPTATARYFGTCDYPRCYGLVFLAYGAGAIAGPQLAAFIRDSTGSYIGVFPYIALLAVFGAIIGFFLLRPVQNSS